In Lachnospiraceae bacterium, one DNA window encodes the following:
- a CDS encoding NAD(P)/FAD-dependent oxidoreductase, with translation MKEMYDVLIIGGGVVGSAMARELSRYRLKIGVLEKNLDVCNETSGRNSGVVHGGFAYDRGSLKAKLCVEGNKMMGDLAKELDFHFIRCGKVLVGNTDEDMETLKRTIEQGKDNGATNLELIDEKRLHELVPAVVGKFAMFSHNSGIVDPFGYTIALAENAHENGVEYHFGCEVTAIQRQEDDTYEITTAKGNFKTRWVVNCAGLGCGKIADMLGITGYRIIGSKGDYIILDKRTGPLLPMPVYPVPSNTYMGIHVTNTTDGNVIIGPNADMVTDFNYYGVPQKNIDYLAESASDLWPCIHKADYIRNYSGILPKWVDENGVIQDFKIEIKDEIAPHALNLVGIESPGLTAAVPIARYAIELMKEREELEENPDFNPVRKGIRHFSQCTKEEQAELIRENPDYGEVICRCEKVTKAEILQAIHNPLGVDTMTGVKYRTRSMMGRCQGGYCQMRIEQMIEQELGKKETEVQYEREGSNVLFGKVREV, from the coding sequence ATGAAGGAGATGTATGATGTTCTGATCATCGGCGGTGGTGTAGTGGGAAGTGCCATGGCCAGAGAATTGTCACGGTATCGTTTGAAAATCGGTGTGCTGGAGAAAAATCTGGACGTATGTAATGAGACCAGTGGCCGGAATTCCGGCGTTGTCCATGGCGGTTTTGCATATGACAGGGGAAGCTTAAAAGCAAAGCTTTGCGTAGAAGGAAATAAGATGATGGGAGATCTGGCAAAAGAGCTGGATTTTCATTTTATCCGCTGCGGCAAAGTGCTGGTGGGAAATACCGATGAAGATATGGAGACCTTAAAACGCACCATAGAACAGGGAAAAGACAACGGAGCTACTAACCTGGAGCTGATCGATGAAAAACGCCTTCATGAGCTGGTTCCTGCTGTAGTAGGAAAGTTTGCCATGTTTTCCCATAACAGCGGTATTGTAGATCCCTTTGGCTATACCATTGCCCTGGCAGAAAATGCCCATGAAAATGGCGTAGAATATCATTTTGGATGCGAAGTGACAGCGATCCAGAGGCAGGAAGATGATACATATGAAATCACCACAGCAAAAGGAAACTTTAAGACCCGCTGGGTAGTAAACTGCGCAGGACTTGGCTGCGGCAAGATCGCTGATATGCTTGGGATCACCGGCTACCGCATCATTGGTTCCAAGGGAGATTACATTATCCTGGATAAGCGTACAGGTCCTCTTCTTCCAATGCCTGTTTATCCAGTTCCAAGCAACACCTATATGGGAATTCATGTGACAAATACTACAGACGGAAATGTGATCATCGGCCCTAACGCAGATATGGTGACAGACTTTAACTATTACGGTGTACCACAGAAAAATATAGATTATCTGGCAGAAAGCGCTTCAGATCTGTGGCCATGTATCCATAAGGCAGATTATATCCGCAATTATTCCGGAATCCTGCCAAAATGGGTAGATGAAAATGGTGTGATCCAGGATTTTAAGATCGAGATCAAAGATGAGATTGCGCCTCATGCCTTAAATCTGGTTGGTATTGAGTCACCGGGACTGACAGCAGCGGTGCCAATTGCCAGATATGCCATTGAACTGATGAAAGAGAGAGAAGAATTAGAAGAAAATCCGGATTTCAATCCAGTGAGAAAAGGAATACGCCATTTCTCCCAGTGTACAAAAGAAGAACAGGCAGAACTGATCAGGGAAAACCCGGATTACGGCGAAGTGATCTGCCGATGCGAAAAGGTGACAAAAGCGGAGATCCTTCAGGCGATCCACAATCCATTAGGTGTAGATACTATGACCGGTGTGAAATACAGAACCCGTTCCATGATGGGACGCTGTCAGGGCGGCTACTGCCAGATGCGTATTGAACAGATGATCGAGCAGGAACTTGGGAAAAAAGAGACAGAAGTGCAGTATGAACGTGAAGGCTCTAATGTTTTATTTGGAAAAGTACGGGAGGTGTAA
- a CDS encoding L-threonylcarbamoyladenylate synthase, translating to METKRIKINDTKNINDEELKEAAQILRDGGLVAFPTETVYGLGGNALDEKAAGKIYAAKGRPSDNPLIAHVSCAAEVTPLVKYIPEAGKKLMDAFWPGPLTIIFPKSDIVPYGTTGGLDTVAVRMPVDPVANRLIALAGVPVAAPSANTSGRPSPTTADHVWQDLNGKIEMIIDGGPVGIGVESTIVDVSGDVPAVLRPGAITMEMLKDVLGEVTIDPAILGPMAEGVRPKAPGMKYKHYAPKADLTLVEPANVADARKTGEAVAMTQEQVEQMVKTVWKLAKEKIDAGCKVGIICTDESRSRYPQGEVRSIGARKSQESVAHNLYALLREFDDLKVDYIFSESFTQDHLGQAIMNRLSKAAGYQIYKV from the coding sequence ATGGAAACCAAACGAATCAAAATAAATGACACAAAAAATATAAACGATGAAGAATTAAAAGAAGCCGCCCAGATTTTACGTGACGGCGGTCTTGTTGCATTTCCAACAGAAACTGTATACGGTTTAGGGGGAAATGCCTTAGATGAAAAAGCAGCAGGAAAGATATATGCGGCTAAAGGCAGGCCTTCAGATAATCCTCTGATCGCCCATGTATCCTGTGCTGCAGAAGTCACACCGTTGGTAAAATATATCCCGGAAGCAGGAAAGAAATTAATGGATGCTTTCTGGCCAGGCCCACTGACTATTATTTTCCCTAAAAGTGATATTGTACCTTATGGAACCACTGGTGGTCTTGATACAGTAGCGGTCCGTATGCCGGTAGACCCGGTTGCAAACCGCCTGATCGCACTGGCGGGTGTACCGGTAGCAGCACCAAGCGCCAATACCTCCGGCCGTCCAAGCCCTACAACAGCAGACCATGTATGGCAGGATTTAAACGGCAAGATCGAGATGATCATTGATGGAGGCCCTGTAGGGATCGGTGTGGAATCCACGATTGTAGATGTATCCGGTGATGTTCCCGCAGTTCTGCGTCCAGGCGCTATTACCATGGAAATGTTAAAAGATGTTTTAGGGGAAGTTACCATTGACCCGGCTATTTTAGGACCGATGGCAGAAGGCGTGCGTCCAAAAGCACCTGGTATGAAGTATAAACATTATGCTCCAAAGGCAGATCTGACCTTAGTAGAGCCTGCAAATGTGGCAGATGCCAGAAAAACAGGGGAAGCCGTTGCCATGACACAGGAACAGGTGGAACAAATGGTGAAAACTGTGTGGAAGCTGGCAAAAGAAAAAATCGATGCAGGTTGTAAAGTTGGTATCATCTGTACCGATGAGTCAAGATCACGTTATCCCCAGGGTGAGGTGCGCAGTATTGGCGCCAGAAAGAGCCAGGAGTCTGTAGCACATAACCTGTATGCACTGCTTCGCGAATTTGATGATTTAAAAGTAGACTATATCTTTTCTGAAAGCTTTACCCAGGATCATCTGGGACAGGCCATTATGAACCGTCTGTCAAAAGCAGCGGGATATCAGATCTATAAAGTATAA
- a CDS encoding FadR family transcriptional regulator, with the protein MKQTEKQTLGEKTAQNLLEMIQQKEYAPGDKLPTEAELVETLGVGRNTVREALRILMSRNIVTIRQGSGTFISEKNGVADDPLGFFMMDDRRQLTEDLIQARLILEPALAALAAQNGSEEEIKDLERILEELEKLIRDKKDYSEKDSQFHAQIATCSHNRVMTNLIPVITEGVRVFADSVEETEYEQTLLSHRRIFEAIRDGRGEDARQEMYFHLMYNHNRYRIGS; encoded by the coding sequence ATGAAACAAACAGAAAAACAGACCTTAGGAGAAAAAACAGCCCAGAATCTCCTTGAAATGATCCAGCAGAAGGAATATGCTCCAGGAGACAAGCTGCCTACAGAGGCAGAACTGGTGGAAACGTTGGGAGTTGGCCGCAATACAGTAAGAGAGGCACTTCGCATCCTTATGTCCCGGAATATCGTTACTATCCGTCAGGGATCAGGAACCTTTATTTCCGAGAAAAATGGAGTGGCAGACGATCCACTTGGCTTTTTTATGATGGATGACAGGCGCCAGCTTACAGAAGACCTGATTCAGGCAAGGTTGATCCTGGAACCGGCACTTGCTGCACTTGCTGCGCAAAATGGTTCAGAGGAAGAGATAAAAGACCTGGAGCGCATTTTAGAAGAGCTGGAAAAACTGATCCGGGATAAAAAAGACTATTCCGAAAAAGATTCCCAGTTCCATGCCCAGATCGCTACCTGCTCCCACAACCGGGTCATGACCAATCTGATTCCGGTAATCACAGAAGGTGTGCGTGTTTTTGCAGATTCTGTAGAAGAAACAGAATATGAGCAGACTTTATTATCCCACCGGCGTATTTTTGAAGCCATCCGGGATGGACGGGGAGAAGATGCGAGACAGGAAATGTATTTCCACCTGATGTACAACCATAACCGATACAGAATAGGGTCATAA